A region of Lepeophtheirus salmonis chromosome 13, UVic_Lsal_1.4, whole genome shotgun sequence DNA encodes the following proteins:
- the LOC121128660 gene encoding uncharacterized protein, which yields MFQSDPIERRFGWYSQLSTGIYYISVRHILEAEKKIRILSLVKFSGMTTSEIKALLDEDLVKVELILTNWQPDDLQELTSEGESNAFYFVAGYIGFPLKKTISCTACQELMVIRDKPPDSITIDIPSNQHVVLKEFINIMSRRGLSTPSDLLYLSCLYAHSMFSYITATPEEKDSLLGTPNPKALFAPTFIDKMQDSLNSDIIAVVEVNCEEVSFYSKNFICFV from the exons ATGTTCCAGTCTGATCCCATCGAAAGAAGGTTCGGCTGGTACAGCCAACTAAGTACAGGTATCTACTACATCAGCGTGAGACATATCCTGGAAGCAGAGAAAAAGATTCGTATTTTGAGTCTTGTCAAATTCtcag gtatgactacttcagaaattaaagctcTGCTGGATGAAGATCTGGTAAAAGTTGAGCTTATTTTGACTAACTGGCAACCAGATGACCTCCAGGAACTAACTTCCGAGGGAGAGAGTAATGCATTCTACTTTGTTGCCGGGTATATTGGTTTTCCTTTGAAGAAGACGATCAGCTGTACGGCATGCCAAGAGTTAATGGTCATCAGAGACAAACCTCCGGACTCAATAACCATCGATATCCCAAGCAATCAGCATGTAGTCCTGAAAGAGTTCATCAACATAATGAGCAGAAGGGGTTTGTCCACTCCATCcgaccttctctacctctcctgtctttatgctcactccatgttctcttacatcacagctactcctgaagagaaagacagtttacttgGCACCCCAAATCCTAAAGCTTTATTTGCTCCCACATTCATTGACAAGATGcaagacagtttaaactctgacattatcGCCGTTGTGGAAGTTAATTGCGAGGAAGTAAGcttttattcaaagaatttcatttgctttgtttaa